In Vanacampus margaritifer isolate UIUO_Vmar chromosome 6, RoL_Vmar_1.0, whole genome shotgun sequence, the DNA window ACAAAATATAACACTTCACTGTATAAATGATGAAAGTTGAATATTAAATAagcttttctttcaaattacATAGATACAATTGCATCTACATCATTACTGCAGGTTCTGAaagtgttaatatttttatCATAGCAATctttaattgaaattaaatcCACAAACATGTAAGCCTTGAGCAACTAACCCACtatatcaggggtggccaagttcggtcctcgagagccactatccagcctgttttccatgtcttcctccttcaacgcagctgattctaatgatcagctcatcagcaagctttgcagaagcctgacaacgatcctgatcatgaatcaggtgtgttagtggagagaaacatggaaaacaggctggatagtggctctcgaggaccgaacttggccacccctgcactaTATAAACAATGGTCCTCCAGAATGAGTGTGAGGTCAACATTCACACGTTGAAAAGTCAGCAACTATGAATAAACTGCGCAACATTTAAaccgcaggaaaaaaaaatctctcaaaaCGTCCAGGAAGGTTAAAGCTTCAAGAAGTGATCCGTGCCGTTATGCCGAGTGCAGTGGGATGACAAATTTGCACCCAAAAGGAGAAAGGTACTTGATACCCACTTCCTGGAACACCTGGCGGGGGATGCCGATGTCGCACAGGTAAACCCTGCCAGCCGCCTCTGCTAGGGGGAGGGGGAGACAAAGGGAGAGGGACCACTTGGCCTCCACTGCCTCTCCCTGCCCACTAACGGGAGGATCCAAGCTAAGCACCGGCGCCCGGTTCTGGTTCGCCCAGTCTGCAGCCGCTCGGTACCAAGGCTGATCCATCAGGAATGTGTTTTCATGGCAGTCCAGGCAGTTGATGATGAGATCCACGGGGGTGTCTGGCAGGTCTGTGTAATCAGACAACAAGATATGATGGCATCTAACAACTTTTTGAAGCATTCTAATTAGAGCTGGAGGAGGGACATTGACTCAGACTGATTAGTCGACCACAAAAGTAGGCGGAAAAATGTTTGCACCATGTTAAGGCATCCATACAGACATTTCCAGATGCGTCTTCATGACCATGTCACAGTTGAGTAGCACCCTCTATTGGTGGAAAGTTGATACTGCAGTTTGATGGGATAAACGATAGGATCAATCTAAAGTTTCAATAGTGATAGTCCTacttaccaaaaaaaagtgtaaaccATAGGGCtgggctaaaaataaaaataaatcgaattattgatatcaaatcaattttccttttcgagcgcgatatcgattcataaaaccatgaatcgattattttaataccttttttctcataaattaacaataaaatagaattttattggtattttttccccctatagtttattgttttcttgaaatgttaCTGTTtacgtgaatttaaaagtattttcttacatttatgaaagacctgacttattacACTTTATGacaatctttttaatttcaatttacGATTACTGacttagaattatgaaaacattgtCATCTCATCCAACACTTCAATGATTATAACGTGCTATTTTCATtagtaaataaatcatttaaccaattACTGGctctgcaaaatttaatttggaatttaatgtatGTGGagcttttttattgtattttatcatgtccttgttaTTCAAGaaaaattgatgttccataattaatcaatttcagattgaagtgaatcgaatagggatttattttattttatttttttatataaatcgGATCGAACTGAAATcaaatcgatacccagccctagcgAGCTCTAATAAAGTATGGGGTGTGGGGGGGAATCTCACCTTTGATATTTGACACTAACTTGCCGCCAGTCTTACTGAAGAGAGTAAGCTCGCTGGTGACCGACTCGAGCATCTTGACAAAGTTGGGAAGGAACAGGACCACCTCAACTTCGTGATTGGCCAGGTGACGACCGCAGCTGATTCCCTGCGCCCCCTGCACATGCGGACCACACAGCAGCGCCACGGTTGGACGCTGGTGGAGATTCTTTGGCGTGAACCTGAAAGAACAGAAATGGCATCCAAGATTGTACTGCCTGTGTTTCTGCGTTGTCTGCGTGTGACCAGGCCAAACGACTTCTCTTAATCCCCTCTACAAAACACAAACGCAAGCAACCTTCTCGCCATTTAGCGTTCCATTCTGCTTACCTGTTGGGTCCACCAAGCAGTGTGAGTGCCATCTGACTCGCACACACTCCAGTCATCTCAAGTCGACGCTCTAACGTCAGGCCATAGCGCTCTGCGACAGACAGCAGACGCTTGTGCAGCTCATAAGCTATACTGGGTACAACCAGTCCAGAGTCTACATGGAAACAAAAAGCAAGAATTTGAATAGCCTATTTTCCCACATTCTTTCATTCCGTGGTATTGTGAAAAAGCATACCAGTGCAGTATTCTTTGGCCCCAGGTTGTGGTACTGTTATCTGTCTGTACACTATAGGTTTGCCTTCAATAATGTTCTCGTCATGACGGTACCGCGAGGGGGTCTGCTCGTGAGGTGTACCACGTGACCTGGCCCCGTTCCGACGCTCTGACGTGTCAATTTCTGAAAAAACGGCCGCTTTGTCAAAAAGGGCCAAGTTTCCCTCAAAATCGAAGTCCGTGTCCAGGCCGTCGTCCATGCCGTCCCCGAAGCACTCATCGTCCCTTTGCTTCATCTGGCTGCTACCGTTTTTCACTCCGTTCTTTTTGGGGGTGGCCTGGTTTGCACCTCGACTGCTTGATGACCCTGCGACGGTGAGCATATATAGATCTTATTTTAAGAGCATCAACCAACAAACAAGTTATAGAATTTTGGAGTCCAAATTTACAGGAGTTGTGTCTCCGCCTGAAACTCTTGGGGACATCCAAATGACGGTCTCCATAACTTTTGGAGCAGTGTTGCGGAGAGTTGACTCTCTCTATGGTCCGAGGATCACCTTTTGGTACTGCAACTGGGGCACTGCTTGCATTATTGGAGATTGAAGAGCTGTTCTGAGTATTTCCATTTCTGATATCTAAGATCTTGAGGTCCTTTATGTCAATGGCACTGCAACAGAAAGATAACTCATGAAGGGTTTGATAATTTTTGGTGCTTAATTTATGCATCGTACCTATCtaaaaatgttgtacaccaatgAGGTATTACACTATATAGCCTTACCTGCTGTACTTTAAACAttgttaaatttgtattttgtacattaaatgactTTACTGAAAGGAGGCTTTCAGATAATTTTGTGTTGAAAATCTCAATttaatattcattattatttgttgtCTGTTTTTCCCGGTTAACAGGCTTTCCAACGATACCATCCTTTTGCTATTtggaaaaagattttaaaaaagttaaaatctTACATTCGACAATAACGGTCACACTAAAATTTCAACTACACCGGTTTTAATTAAAGAGGCATAGCTTACTGTCACCGGAAAGTTATACTTGTGtcactggaatcatctttaatAGATCGGTCAACTAAATCTGGCCTAGTTTAAAAATTTACACACATTCCTAGATGACACCTAATGTTTTTAGTCCTCACAAGCTTTACCTGAATGTGACCTCTGGCACTGGGCACTTGACTCCATTGTGGAAAGGTTGTCTGAGCGAGATGGTTTGACAGGACTGGTCCACTGATGACAC includes these proteins:
- the edc3 gene encoding enhancer of mRNA-decapping protein 3; protein product: MAADWLGSLVSINCGPTLGVYQGEVSSVDQSCQTISLRQPFHNGVKCPVPEVTFSAIDIKDLKILDIRNGNTQNSSSISNNASSAPVAVPKGDPRTIERVNSPQHCSKSYGDRHLDVPKSFRRRHNSWSSSSRGANQATPKKNGVKNGSSQMKQRDDECFGDGMDDGLDTDFDFEGNLALFDKAAVFSEIDTSERRNGARSRGTPHEQTPSRYRHDENIIEGKPIVYRQITVPQPGAKEYCTDSGLVVPSIAYELHKRLLSVAERYGLTLERRLEMTGVCASQMALTLLGGPNRFTPKNLHQRPTVALLCGPHVQGAQGISCGRHLANHEVEVVLFLPNFVKMLESVTSELTLFSKTGGKLVSNIKDLPDTPVDLIINCLDCHENTFLMDQPWYRAAADWANQNRAPVLSLDPPVSGQGEAVEAKWSLSLCLPLPLAEAAGRVYLCDIGIPRQVFQEVGIKYLSPFGCKFVIPLHSA